The following proteins are co-located in the Verrucomicrobiota bacterium JB022 genome:
- a CDS encoding LptF/LptG family permease: protein MRRLDRYILREWAVVFAMTLISLVGLQLLALVQNKLDNLRGMGADWNEVMTYFAVVLPSTLPTVIPISLAISILYSLGDLHRRQETTAMRAAGFSVWDISRSLWVMGAFLTATVFVLNAEVVPWSVEQSRLTMSNLKYEAARQQQIDEEDIGLLYNLTFYNEDEGRLWFINRFNEYNYRAYGVTISQLNGAQRETERIAANQGYYDDLTQRWVLQEGRITEFLPETGEAIRSQAFGEREFMQLDEQPDLMKFLEKKPKDLSFFQLSRLLGFLEADEDVRVIPYQVQYWSILFNPLRCLIVVGLTVPFALSGVRTNPFIGISKSAGLLLVYIVAAVICRLLAGGALSPLMAAAVPNILMVALAIWMTWRASKPA from the coding sequence ATGCGGCGGCTGGATCGATACATATTGCGCGAGTGGGCGGTCGTGTTTGCCATGACGCTCATCTCGCTGGTGGGCCTGCAACTGCTCGCCCTGGTGCAGAACAAGCTCGATAACCTGCGCGGCATGGGGGCCGACTGGAACGAGGTGATGACCTACTTCGCGGTGGTGCTGCCCTCGACCTTACCCACCGTCATCCCCATCTCGCTCGCCATCTCGATCCTCTACAGCCTGGGCGACCTGCACCGCCGTCAAGAGACGACCGCCATGCGCGCCGCCGGCTTCAGCGTGTGGGACATCTCGCGCAGCCTCTGGGTGATGGGCGCGTTTCTCACCGCCACCGTCTTTGTGCTCAATGCCGAGGTGGTGCCTTGGTCGGTCGAGCAATCGCGCCTGACCATGAGCAACCTCAAATACGAGGCCGCCCGGCAGCAGCAAATCGACGAGGAAGACATCGGCCTGCTCTACAACCTCACTTTCTACAACGAAGACGAGGGGCGGCTCTGGTTCATCAACCGCTTCAACGAATACAACTACCGCGCCTACGGGGTCACGATCTCGCAGCTCAACGGCGCGCAGCGGGAGACCGAGCGCATCGCCGCCAACCAAGGCTATTACGACGATCTGACGCAGCGCTGGGTGCTGCAGGAGGGGCGCATCACCGAGTTCCTCCCCGAGACGGGCGAAGCCATCCGCAGCCAGGCCTTCGGCGAGCGTGAGTTCATGCAGCTCGACGAGCAGCCCGACTTGATGAAGTTCCTCGAAAAGAAACCGAAGGACCTCTCGTTCTTCCAGCTCTCGCGCCTGCTGGGCTTTCTGGAGGCCGACGAGGACGTGCGCGTGATCCCCTACCAGGTGCAATACTGGTCGATCCTCTTCAACCCCCTGCGCTGCCTCATCGTGGTGGGCCTCACGGTGCCCTTTGCCCTCAGCGGAGTGCGTACGAACCCTTTCATTGGGATCTCCAAAAGCGCGGGCCTGCTGCTGGTCTACATCGTGGCCGCCGTCATCTGCCGCCTGCTCGCCGGTGGAGCCCTCAGCCCCCTGATGGCCGCCGCCGTGCCCAACATCCTCATGGTCGCCCTCGCCATCTGGATGACCTGGCGAGCGTCGAAGCCGGCGTGA
- a CDS encoding MFS transporter has product MSESANITAVRPSAVPPPPVGSPLEPAKVAQNTVFAVLVAISFSHLLNDTIQALLPSIYPILKESYQLSFSQLGLITLSFQVTASLLQPLVGLALDRRFMPFCLPVGMTVTLLGLVGISFSRDFHSILISSMFIGAGSAVFHPEASRIAHLAAGKRRGLAQSLFQVGGNAGSAIGPVLAALIVVPHGQGSILGFSVLAMLGVFVLTRVAIWHRDNRHRAPAKKVVNATTKPAYPRRTVVLAMGVLVMLIFSKYIYLASLTNYYTFYLMDRFDLSVPASQLYLFLLLAAVAAGTIIGGPVGDWIGRKRVIWFSILGVAPFSLALPHVGLVTTAVLSVFIGIILASAFSAILVYAQELVPGNVGMVAGLFFGLAFGTAGIASAVLGKVADLYGISLVFNFCAYLPLLGILTVFLPELKREHDRGS; this is encoded by the coding sequence ATGTCCGAGTCTGCGAACATCACGGCAGTGCGTCCAAGCGCCGTGCCCCCTCCTCCGGTCGGCTCCCCGCTCGAACCGGCGAAGGTGGCCCAGAACACCGTCTTTGCGGTGCTGGTGGCGATCAGCTTTTCGCACCTGCTCAACGACACGATCCAGGCCCTGCTCCCCTCGATCTACCCGATCCTGAAGGAGTCGTATCAGCTCAGCTTTTCACAGCTGGGGCTCATTACGCTGTCGTTTCAAGTCACCGCCTCGCTCCTGCAGCCCTTGGTGGGGCTCGCGCTCGACCGCCGCTTCATGCCGTTTTGCCTGCCGGTGGGGATGACGGTGACGCTGCTGGGCCTCGTCGGCATCAGCTTTTCGCGTGACTTCCACAGCATCCTGATCTCCTCGATGTTCATCGGGGCAGGCTCGGCCGTGTTTCACCCGGAAGCTTCGCGCATCGCCCACCTCGCGGCAGGCAAGCGTCGCGGGCTGGCGCAATCGCTTTTCCAAGTGGGCGGCAATGCGGGCAGTGCCATCGGCCCCGTGCTCGCCGCCCTGATTGTGGTGCCGCATGGGCAAGGCTCGATCCTCGGCTTTTCCGTGCTGGCGATGCTGGGCGTGTTTGTGCTGACGCGCGTCGCCATCTGGCACCGCGACAACCGCCACCGCGCCCCGGCCAAGAAAGTCGTGAACGCCACGACCAAGCCCGCCTACCCGCGGCGCACCGTGGTGCTCGCAATGGGCGTGCTGGTGATGCTGATCTTCTCGAAGTACATCTACCTGGCTTCGTTGACCAACTACTACACGTTTTACCTGATGGACCGTTTCGACCTGTCGGTGCCAGCCTCGCAGCTCTACTTGTTCCTGCTGCTGGCGGCCGTGGCGGCGGGCACGATCATCGGCGGGCCGGTGGGCGACTGGATCGGCCGCAAGCGTGTGATCTGGTTCTCCATCCTCGGCGTGGCACCCTTTTCGCTCGCCCTGCCCCATGTGGGCCTGGTGACGACCGCTGTGCTCAGCGTGTTCATCGGCATCATCCTGGCCTCGGCCTTTTCCGCGATCCTGGTTTATGCACAAGAGCTGGTGCCGGGCAACGTGGGCATGGTGGCGGGCCTGTTCTTCGGGCTGGCCTTCGGCACGGCAGGCATCGCGTCGGCGGTGCTGGGCAAGGTGGCCGACCTCTACGGCATCAGCCTCGTCTTCAACTTCTGCGCCTACCTGCCGCTGCTCGGCATCCTCACCGTGTTCCTGCCCGAGCTGAAGCGCGAGCATGACCGTGGCAGCTGA